The Salvia splendens isolate huo1 chromosome 21, SspV2, whole genome shotgun sequence genome includes a window with the following:
- the LOC121784986 gene encoding heat shock 70 kDa protein 17-like — protein sequence MATPNSLHALLFLSLFLLHSFTTESAVASIDLGSEWLKVAVVNLKPGQAPISVAINEMSKRKTPSLISFHADSRLIGEESANLLARYPTKVFSHISSLVAKPYSFAHDFLSKLYLSYEIAPEDARGVAVFKAEAGDSGNFTAEEMVGMVLKYAAGLAETHARTSVKDVVITVPPFTGVAERKGLLAAADLAGLNVLALVNEHSGAALQYGIDKDFSNGSRHVVFYDMGASSTYAALVYFSAYNAKESGKTVSINQFQVKDVKWDAELGGQNMEFRLVEYFADEFNKQLGNGVDIRKSPKAMAKLKKQVKRTKEILSANMMAPISVESIYDDRDFRSSITREKFEEICGDLWEKALLPIKEVLKHSGMSTDDLYAVELIGGATRVPKLQAKLQEFLGRKQLDKHLDADEAIVLGASLHAANLSDGIKLNRKLGMVDGSTYGFVLELKGEGLLKDENTRQLIVPRMKKLPSKMFRSVVHNKDFEVSLAYESEDLLPPGVTSLMFADYDILGLADASEKYSSRNLSSPIKANLHFSLSKSGIFYLDRAEAVVEITEWVEVPRKNLYVDNNSTSTSANTTDAEAKNISEESTDKLETNNGDITNSDSSANDSSNVDLGTEKKLKKRTFRVPLKVIEKTTGAGMPLSKESYAESKRKLEVLDKKDAERRRTAELKNNLEGYIYSTKDKLESEEFEKISSEQERKSFMEKLNEVEEWLYTDGEDASASEFQKHLDSLKSIGDPIFFRHTELTARPAAFEHARTYLTEIDQIVQGWEKNKSWLPRERIDEVIREADKLKTWLSDNEALQQKTTAFSKPAITSEEVYDKILDLQDKVGSVNRIPKPKPKVEKTVKVEAEKDSDKDKANNTDSSSEETPSADDPATNEPEAEAASKGHDEL from the exons ATGGCGACGCCAAATTCACTGCACGCGCTGCTCTTTCTCTCGCTCTTCCTCCTGCATTCCTTCACCACCGAATCTGCTGTCGCGAGCATAGATCTCGGCTCCGAATGGCTCAAAGTCGCCGTAGTCAACCTCAAGCCTGGCCAGGCGCCGATCTCCGTCGCCATCAACGAGATGTCGAAGCGGAAGACGCCGTCGCTCATCAGTTTCCACGCTGACTCGCGCTTGATCGGCGAGGAATCAGCGAATCTCCTCGCGCGTTACCCTACTAAGGTGTTCTCCCATATCTCCTCGCTCGTCGCTAAACCCTACAGTTTCGCCCACGATTTCCTCAGTAAACTGTATCTGAGCTACGAGATCGCGCCCGAGGACGCCCGGGGCGTGGCGGTTTTCAAGGCCGAGGCTGGGGATAGCGGGAATTTCACGGCCGAGGAGATGGTGGGGATGGTGCTCAAGTACGCGGCGGGGCTAGCGGAGACTCACGCCAGGACGAGTGTGAAGGATGTCGTGATCACGGTGCCGCCGTTCACGGGAGTGGCTGAGAGAAAGGGGTTGTTGGCTGCGGCGGATTTGGCTGGGTTGAATGTACTGGCTTTGGTAAATGAGCACTCTGGAGCAGCTTTGCAATACGGTATTGATAAGGATTTCTCGAATGGATCAAGGCATGTGGTGTTTTATGACATGGGGGCTAGCAGTACTTATGCCGCATTGGTGTATTTTTCTGCTTATAATGCTAAGGAGTCGGGGAAGACAGTGTCAATTAATCAATTTCAG GTGAAGGATGTCAAATGGGATGCAGAACTTGGAGGTCAGAATATGGAATTCAGGTTGGTGGAGTATTTTGCGGATGAGTTCAACAAACAACTTGGAAATGGGGTTGATATTAGGAAGTCGCCCAAGGCGATGGCCAAATTGAAGAAGCAGGTTAAGCGCACAAAAGAAATCTTGAGTGCCAATATGATGGCTCCGATATCTGTGGAATCTATTTACGATGATCGTGACTTCAG GAGCTCAATTACTCGTGAAAAGTTTGAAGAGATATGTGGAGATCTTTGGGAAAAAGCCCTTCTTCCCATAAAAGAAGTTCTCAAGCATTCTGGAATGAGCACTGATGATTTGTATGCAGTGGAGTTGATTGGAGGTGCTACTCGGGTTCCGAAGTTGCAG GCCAAGCTTCAGGAATTTCTTGGGAGGAAGCAGTTGGACAAACATCTGGATGCTGATGAGGCTATTGTTCTAGGTGCCTCACTACATGCTGCAAATTTAAGTGATGGAATCAAATTAAACCGCAAGCTGGGAATGGTTGATGGTTCTACTTATGGTTTTGTGTTGGAGTTGAAGGGTGAGGGTCTTTTGAAAGATGAAAACACCAGACAGCTGATTGTACCAAGAATGAAAAAGTTACCCAGCAAG ATGTTCAGATCTGTTGTTCACAACAAAGATTTTGAAGTTTCACTTGCTTATGAGAGTGAAGATCTGCTACCACCTGGTGTTACCTCTCTTATGTTTGCAGATTATGATATATTAGGTCTTGCCGATGCTAGTGAGAA GTACTCATCAAGGAACCTTTCCTCCCCAATCAAGGCTAATTTACATTTCTCTCTGAGTAAAAGTGGTATATTTTATTTGGATCGAGCTGAGGCTGTTGTTGAGATAACAGAATGGGTGGAAGTCCCACGAAAGAATCTCTATGTGGACAACAACTCAACATCTACTTCTGCCAACACGACGGATGCTGAAGCTAAGAATATTTCAGAGGAGAGCACTGACAAGTTAGAGACGAATAATGGCGATATTACCAATTCTGATTCCAGTGCTAATGATTCTAGTAATGTTGATTTGGGTACTGAGAAGAAGCTAAAGAAAAGGACATTCAGAGTTCCCCTTAAg GTTATTGAAAAGACAACAGGGGCTGGAATGCCTCTCTCGAAAGAATCTTACGCTGAGTCCAAACGCAAATTAGAAGTATTGGACAAGAAGGACGCAGAAAGGAGAAGAACAGCTGAATTGAAAAATAACCTTGAGGGCTATATCTATTCTACAAAGGACAAA CTTGAATCTGAAGAGTTCGAAAAAATATCGTCTGAGCAAGAGAGGAAATCTTTCATGGAAAAACTCAACGAG GTAGAGGAATGGCTGTATACTGATGGTGAAGATGCTTCTGCCTCTGAATTTCAAAAACATCTGGATTCATTGAAATCTATTGGAGACCCCATATTTTTCAG GCATACTGAACTCACCGCACGTCCTGCTGCATTTGAACATGCACGGACGTATCTAACTGAAATAGACCAG ATTGTGCAAGGATGGGAGAAAAATAAGTCCTGGTTGCCAAGAGAGAGAATTGACGAG GTCATACGTGAAGCTGATAAGTTAAAAACTTGGTTAAGTGACAACGAAGCTCTTCAGCAAAA GACCACTGCATTTAGCAAACCGGCTATCACATCCGAGGAAGTATACGACAAGATTTTAGATCTCCAAGACAAG GTTGGAAGTGTGAACAGAATCCCCAAGCCAAAACCTAAGGTTGAGAAAACCGTGAAAGTGGAGGCAGAGAAAGATAGCGATAAAGATAAAGCAAACAACACAGATTCTTCATCTGAAGAGACCCCATCTGCAGACGATCCAGCGACGAATGAACCAGAGGCTGAAGCTGCATCCAAAGGCCACGATGAGTTGTGA
- the LOC121783212 gene encoding protein PAT1 homolog 1-like, whose product MERSDAKDLNDYTDFSSSSASGGAMFDASQYAFFGKDEVELGGLEDGEEVVRSIGGGFCGGEELNEYHLFQKDEGSGMGSLSEFDDLATTFAKLNKVVSGPRHPGVIGDRGSGSFSRESSSATEWTRDTDFPEWFDHHVSDSECYEENKRWSSQPHTSSMFLSESKPLCRTSSYPQKQPQLLHASSEPIFPPKSSFTSFPPLGSQETSFNLSSLSSGPQSPFSAQNNSLLSNSTLSWSSLPRGFQYNANLNLMYPNISHNNHLQNHWISHAGVLHGDQSILLDNILQHQYHNGLLPPQILSPQQPRRHLSLQPSLAQLSALQSQMYSIPSSSDRSKHRFIQKSKSKSKSSQKGKHSVQFSNQGSDASVHLAESNFPQIKSKYMTADEIESILKMQHAHGNDPYVDDYYHQARLAKKSAEMKSKYCFCPPVPREQSTRSRNSIESQPRLQVDALGRVSFSSIRRPSPLLELEPPPCACGDSGSEQKVFDKTLEQEPMFAARVTIEDGFCVLLEVDDIDRLSQATQTQDGGHQLRRKRHILLEGLAASLQLVDPLGKSGNSFGLSPKDDIVFLRIVSVGKGRKLISRFLQLLLPGSELARIVCMAIFCHLRFLFGGVPEDAKTVNDLAETVSICIGGMDLNSLSACLVAVVCSSEQPPLRPIGSPAGDGAAVILKSVLERATHLLRDPLPASNLSTPNRALWQASFDAFFGLLTKYCVSKYESIVQSLISQDKEIGSEAARAVSGEMPVEVIRASIPHTSESQKKVLLNFAQRSIPATGLSWQGGGQVNPESVSCEL is encoded by the exons ATGGAGAGATCCGACGCCAAGGATTTAAACGACTACACCGACTTCTCCAGCAGCTCCGCTTCTG GTGGTGCGATGTTTGACGCGTCACAGTATGCCTTTTTCGGCAAGGATGAAGTGGAATTGGGGGGTTTGGAGGATGGGGAGGAGGTTGTTCGTTCGATTGGGGGAGGATTTTGTGGTGGAGAGGAATTGAATGAGTATCATTTGTTTCAGAAAGATGAG GGCTCGGGAATGGGATCTTTGTCAGAATTTGATGACCTGGCAACTACATTTGCAAAA TTGAACAAAGTTGTTTCAGGACCAAGACATCCTGGAGTTATTGGTGATCGAGGATCTGGATCTTTCTCTAGAGAGA GTTCATCAGCTACAGAGTGGACTCGGGACACAGATTTTCCTGAATGGTTTGATCATCATGTGTCGGACTCAGAATGCTACGAAGAAAATAAGAGATGGTCATCTCAGCCCCATACGTCGTCAATGTTTCTCTCAGAATCCAAACCATTATGTAGAACATCATCCTACCCTCAGAAACAGCCACAGCTGCTTCATGCTTCAAGCGAACCTATTTTTCCTCCTAAGTCATCATTCACTTCCTTCCCTCCGCTGGGTTCACAAGAAACTTCTTTCAATTTGTCATCTCTTTCTAGTGGACCTCAGTCACCGTTCTCTGCACAGAATAACTCTCTGCTTTCTAACTCTACCCTCAGTTGGTCCAGTTTGCCTCGAGGGTTCCAATATAATGCTAATCTGAACCTAATGTATCCAAATATATCTCATAATAATCATTTGCAAAACCACTGGATTAGCCATGCTGGTGTTCTTCATGGGGATCAATCCATCCTCCTGGACAATATCCTGCAGCATCAGTATCATAATGGACTGTTACCTCCACAGATATTATCCCCACAGCAGCCAAGACGACACCTTTCTCTTCAACCTTCTTTGGCTCAACTTTCAGCCTTACAATCTCAAATGTATAGTATTCCTTCTTCATCAGATCGGAGCAAACATAGATTCATTCAGAAGAGCAAGTCAAAATCTAAATCATCACAGAAAGGTAAACATTCTGTGCAGTTCTCTAATCAAGGTTCTGATGCTAGTGTCCACCTGGCTGAGAGTAATTTCCCACAAATCAAATCTAAGTACATGACTGCTGATGAAATAGAGAGCATACTCAAAATGCAGCATGCACATGGAAATGACCCTTATGTAGACGATTACTACCACCAAGCTCGCCTAGCAAAGAAATCTGCTGAAAtgaagtcaaaatattgtttttgCCCACCTGTCCCTCGGGAACAGTCTACTCGATCCCGTAACAGTATTGAATCACAACCACGTCTTCAGGTTGATGCTCTTGGAAGGGTTTCTTTTTCTTCAATTCGCAGGCCGTCCCCTCTTCTTGAACTTGAACCCCCTCCATGTGCCTGTGGAGATAGTGGTTCTGAGCAGAAAGTATTCGATAAGACTCTGGAACAGGAGCCGATGTTTGCAGCAAGGGTCACAATTGAAGATGGATTTTGTGTCCTTCTAGAGGTGGATGACATAGATCGTCTTTCACAAGCTACTCAAACTCAGGATGGTGGACACCAGTTAAGGCGAAAGCGCCATATCCTCTTGGAAGGATTAGCTGCCTCTCTGCAGCTGGTTGACCCACTTGGTAAAAGTGGCAATTCATTCGGCCTATCTCCCAAGGATGATATTGTGTTTCTAAGGATAGTGTCTGTTGGCAAGGGCCGGAAACTCATTTCAAGGTTTCTTCAGCTCCTTTTACCCGGTAGTGAACTTGCTCGAATAGTATGCATGGCTATCTTCTGCCATCTAAGGTTTCTGTTCGGGGGCGTACCAGAAGATGCAAAAACAGTTAATGATCTCGCTGAAACGGTCTCAATCTGCATTGGTGGTATGGATCTGAATTCCCTTAGTGCTTGTCTTGTTGCTGTTGTTTGTTCCTCCGAGCAGCCGCCCCTTCGTCCAATCGGCAGTCCTGCTGGAGATGGTGCAGCGGTCATCCTGAAGTCCGTTCTAGAACGAGCTACTCATTTACTGAGAGATCCTCTTCCAGCCAGCAACTTGAGCACGCCTAACCGGGCCCTTTGGCAGGCGTCATTCGATGCCTTCTTCGGCCTCCTGACGAAGTACTGTGTGAGTAAGTATGAAAGTATAGTGCAATCCCTGATCTCTCAAGACAAGGAGATCGGTTCAGAGGCTGCAAGAGCTGTAAGCGGAGAGATGCCGGTGGAGGTTATACGTGCGAGCATACCACACACGAGCGAGAGCCAGAAGAAAGTGTTGCTGAATTTTGCGCAGCGGTCGATACCCGCCACGGGGTTAAGCTGGCAGGGTGGTGGACAAGTGAATCCTGAATCGGTGAGCTGTGAACTGTAA
- the LOC121785581 gene encoding UDP-arabinose 4-epimerase 1-like, with protein sequence MLLKDQSSSAGMDYIEMKRRGNFTRRILFVCVVFALLIFMFKRPSSISGSAKFSMHEVGVTHVLVTGGAGYIGSHAVLRLLRDSYRVTIVDNLSRGNMGAVRVLQGLYPEPGRLQFIHADLGDAAAVEKIFTENAFDAVMHFAAVAYVGESTSEPLRYYHNITSNTLLVVKAMAARGVKTLIYSSTCATYGEPDTMPITETTPQVPINPYGKAKKMAEDIIIDFSKTTDMAVMILRYFNVIGSDPEGRLGEAPRPELREQGRISGACFDAARGIIPGLKVRGTDYKTRDGTCVRDYIDVTDLIDAHVKALAHSRPGKVGIYNVGTGKGSSVKEFVEACKKATGASIKVDYLSRRPGDYAEVYSDPSKILRELNWSAKYTDLEQSLSVAWGWQKAHHNGYDD encoded by the exons ATGCTGCTGAAGGATCAGAGTTCAAGTGCAGGGATGGATTACATAGAGATGAAGAGACGGGGCAACTTCACGAGAAGGATCCTCTTTGTTTGCGTTGTTTTCGCGCTTTTGATTTTCATGTTTAAACGCCCTTCTAGCATTAGTGGCTCTGCAAAG TTTTCTATGCACGAGGTAGGCGTGACACATGTCCTAGTGACGGGAGGTGCAGGCTACATCGGCTCCCATGCTGTTCTTCGCCTTCTGAGAGATTCGTATCGTGTGACTATTGTG GACAATCTTTCTCGTGGAAACATGGGGGCCGTTAGAGTCCTCCAAGGGCTGTATCCGGAGCCAGGGAGACTTCAGTTCATACATGCTGATCTAGGAGATGCAGCAGCT GTAGAGAAAATATTTACAGAGAATGCCTTTGATGCTGTGATGCATTTTGCTGCTGTTGCTTATGTAGGCGAGAGCACATCCGAACCTCTAAG GTATTACCACAATATTACATCAAATACATTGCTGGTTGTGAAGGCAATGGCGGCTCGTGGTGTGAAAACATTGATCTACTCAAGCACTTGCGCGACTTATGGAGAGCCCGACACGATGCCCATCACAGAAACCACCCCACAA GTCCCCATAAATCCGTATGGTAAGGCGAAGAAAATGGCGGAAGACATAATCATCGACTTCTCAAAGACAACGGACATGGCTGTCATGATCTTGAG GTACTTTAACGTGATTGGCTCGGATCCCGAGGGAAGGCTTGGAGAAGCTCCACGACCCGAGCTACGAGAGCAAGGGAGAATATCCGGGGCTTGCTTTGATGCAGCCAGGGGAATCATACCCGGGCTCAAG GTGAGAGGGACTGATTACAAGACTAGAGATGGGACTTGCGTAAGAGACTACATCGATGTGACTGACTTGATAGACGCGCATGTGAAAGCCTTAGCCCACTCGAGGCCTGGGAAAGTCGGGATCTACAACGTTGGAACAGGAAAAG GTAGTTCAGTGAAGGAATTCGTGGAGGCGTGCAAGAAGGCGACTGGGGCGAGCATAAAGGTGGATTACCTTAGCCGGCGGCCAGGGGACTATGCGGAGGTTTACAGTGACCCTTCAAAGATTTTGAGGGAGCTCAACTGGTCGGCTAAGTACACGGACCTGGAGCAGAGTTTGAGCGTTGCTTGGGGCTGGCAGAAGGCGCATCACAACGGCTATGATGATTGA